Sequence from the uncultured Flavobacterium sp. genome:
TCAGGATCGGGCGTTGTCGTTTCCTTATTTTCCGAAATTTTTTCTGCTTCGATTTCTGCTTCTATTTTAGTTTTATTTTTTGTCTCTGATTCTGTTTCAGGTTTTATTTGTGCTTGATTTTTTTGGAAAGTTTCTTTTTCCGATTCTTTTCCTTTTAAAATAATTTTGTCTAATTTTTTTTCGATATACAGAATAGTAGCATTGAGATTAGCCAACAATTTCAGTTCGTTTTGGTTTTCAATTTGATTTTCAATTTCCTTTAGAAAAAGTTCTGTGTGTTGTAAAAAGTTGTTCTTTTTATGAAATTCAAACACATTACAAATCAATCTGAAAAGCTTTTGTTTTAAAATTAAATCGCTTGTTTCCAAAAGACTAAAAATAACAATTTCCCACATTAAAAATCGTTGATTCGGAATCAATTGATTTTTTGAAATACGGGTTTCAATTTGTTTTTTTATCGCTTCAATCCTGATTATTTTGGAATTACCGTCAGCACTATTTTTTTTAAGTAATATTCCTTTTTTAATAATTGTTACAATTTGTTCGTCATTAAATTGTTTAATAAATCGTGTTCTTGCAATCGGTTTTCGTACTGTATTTTTCCATTTAAAAGAAAAGCTTTCATCGTTTAGTATTTCACCAAATACATGATCGTCAACTATTTTAAAATTATGATCTAAAGTTGTCCACCAAGCATTTGTGCCTGTTTCCAGGAAATAAAAAAAGCTTTCGATTTCTTTTTCTTGTGGTTTGATGACTTTGTAACCTTCTATATTATTTGAATCTTCTTTTTCAAAAACTTCTTCAACTTGTTTGGTGATTTTGTTTAGGATTTGCTCTTTAAAATCTTCAAAATTCAAATTTTGATTTATAGCAATATCAATGTTGAGTTTGTCTAATTGAATACTGTGCGAAGGATTTTTAGAATCCAATTCATCAAAGTAATTTTCTAAAACCTTGAATATTTCCTGTTGCAAAAACGCATCAATATTGTCCTTGAGATAATATCCCTTTTCTTTAGAATTGGTATTTATCTCAAGGAAAACTTTATTGATGATATGTTTATTTGAATTTAGCACTAGTTGTAAGTTCGTTTATTTGTACATTTAAATTAGTCAGTATAAAATCAACTTTTGGGAATACTTTTAGCATGCTCAACAAGAAGTCTTTCAATGCTCCGTTTGTATCGGTATTGAATTTTATTTCGGTGAAATTTTTAAATAAAGTATTAAAAAGCAATATTGTCGGGAAAATTTGTTTTTCTGCTGCTTTAAGCGTTTCCGGATCCTGACATCTCAAAATAGTGTAAAACAATGAAGTATTTAATTTTATAAGTGTTTGTACCGCAGTAATCTGGTTTAAATTTTGAAGTCTAATCGCAGCGGCAACAACTGTAGATATAGAATTAAAATATTCCTGTGTGAACATTTCAGCTATTTTATCATTTGACTTACCGTTGATATAATCCGGAAGGTTTTTTTGAACCTCAGTAAATCTTTTTTCAGTATCAGAAATGAAGTTAACAGTCTCCTTATTGAATTTATTTATATCGGAAGTTTCTTTTAAATTGGTAGTCGTTTCAATTGATTCTTTTACAAATAAATCAGCATTATCAAGACATAGATTTACTTCGGGTACTTTTTTAAACTCAATTAATTTAGGACCATCAGTTATTGAGCCACATTTGCCTTCGGCAGTCAATGCTACGAAAATAGAAGGTGCATTAAATGAAGAAACTAGCCTTGTTATTGGATCTTTTTTATCCGTACTTATTATTTCCTTATCAATTTGCCAAGTATAAGTTGCGGCATTTACAGAGTTGTTGGTTAGGGTTAGATTTCCCAATGGATCGATAACAAAAGCAAAACTTGCAGTAGGCAGATCTAAAAGCGTGATTGTAAGATTAGAGGGTTTTCCGTCTATCAAAATATTTACGCTTGAAACACCAGGAGAAACACTAGCGGGATTAAACTGAACTCCTGCTCTTGTTATTAGAATTACTCCTTCTCCGGAAATAACAGCTCCTTTTACATTTGGTTCAAGCGTAAGTATCACTGGTTTATCGTTTCTGCAAAAAGATATTTTATTCACTAATTTGCCATCTATCAGTACTTTTGGATCTTCAATTTCAAAACTTACTTGATGACTGATATGAAAACCACAATTACCATTATCTGCATTAAGAACAACATCAAATGTGAATTTTTTCTGTGATTCACTATTATACTTGTAAATGTGTTTTATTTCTGTTTTATCATCTGCGATAAGTTTGGTATTATCTCCAAAATCCCAGATATATTTATTGCCGGCAATATTATCTCCGGTTATGGTAAATGTAACTTCGGTTTCGTTAATTCCTGATGGTTTTAAAGGAACTGCGGTAAAATCGAATATTGGTTTTTCGAAAATGGTTATCGCACAATCCGTATCAAAATTATTAACTGTAAACGTTATGGTTTGACCAATTAATTCTTTGCTGACAAAATTTGGATCAAAAACAAGCGCTCCAAGTTCATTTACCGTTATTCCTCCGTTTTGATCGTATCTCACATTGGCTTTTACAAAACCTCCCGCCGGAGAAATTTTAAAAGGCAGAGGTGGTGTATTGCTGTCGAAACAAATTTTATCTACAGGCAAACTAAGACCAATATTGTTTTCGTCACAACATAAATAGGGAATCGAAAAATCAGCCACAATTGGATTTAAAATCGGAATTCCTTCAGCAAATTTTTCAAAATCACCTGTTAAAGATGGTCTTCGAGTATTGTAATAGTAATAATAAGGCACTTTTTCTTCCAGATAGATCATTATAAATGTACCTCCGGGAACTACGCCGGCTTTGTGCTCATAACCATGATTTTTGTTTAGGTAATATTTGGTGAAATTCTGAATGGTTTTATCCAGCTCATTAGCGTTTACCGCTAGAATCATTATGTTGAATCCGAGTCCGTTATCTAATCTAATTTGTTGAATAGCTTTTAGTGCTTCTTTGTAATTGCGTCCCTGATGTCCTTCGATTCTATAGAAATCGCTATCAAGATGAATTTCAAGTGGATTTTTAGTATCCAGTAAATCATCGTGATAACTAACATTGTTTTTTTCTAAGCCTAAAATGGTTTTATCAAAATCCCAAGCTTTAATAAGCGAATCATTTACATTGTTGTAAAATGGAATGGCTTTTTTACCCAATTTACCCAATTGCAAAGAGGGCGTAATTTTTATAAAATCAAATGCTGAGTTGTAGTTTTCTAATAATTGAGCACTTCTCAAAATAAGACTGTACATTCTTTGTTTGGCTGTGTTTTCGCCATAGCATAGTTGCAGTTCCTCTGGAGTTTCTTCTTTTTCCTTTTCCTTTTTTACCGAATCTTTAGAAGGAATTTCAGCATCTGCAAGACAATCATTGCAAGTAGTTAGGTTTTCTCCTGTAAGCAAAGGCGATTTGTAAAAAGCATGACGGAATTCAAAACAAGGTTCTGTTTTTATTAATTCTCCAAGCATTAAATGTTTTGGAAAAGCATTAATATCAGGAGAGCAATAACTATCGTCTATAGAAAGCAAAAGCGCTCTGATTTCGTTGTAAGTATCAACAAGATCGTTAAGCAAATCATACAGATATTGAAAATCGGCAGGAAGTACCGGATCTCCCTCAAAATTAAATAGTTCGTCTATCTTTTTTTGAATGGAATCTAAAACGGTTGGCATATTCAAGCCTTTCAGCAATTGAGTGTAGCCTTCCTGTAGATTTTTAACCACATTGTTTTTGAAAATGCCTTTGGTAAAAGTTTGTTTTATGGTTTCAAGATGTACAAAATCATCTGGTTTAAGTACAATTCTATTTGATTTTAGGTCTGGTAGTGAATAGTATAAATTAGAATAATTGATTTTGCCAATCATGCTGTCATGATTCATAATTTGTTTGGCAACGTCTTTGCTGACAATTAAAACTTTAAAATTGCCCACAATTTCTAATCCCTGATTGTCACACGAAAGACTTACGCAAAGGTCAGATTCTTTTTCATAAGACTCTAAATACAAAAGAATTACGGCATCTTTAAACTCAAATTTTGTATTTGCGCTAAATTCTGCTAAAGCAAAATTGGGATCTTTTTCTTTTTTTTGATCTTCTTTTGTCAAGAGTTCAAAAAGTGGCAATTGCTTGTTTGCTCCATCATAAAAGAAGGGTTTATAAGCTGCTTTTTTATTATCATAAATTTTGCAATGCGTATAGGTTTTGGAGTCAAAATCCATTTTTTTGTTTCCTAATACATCTGACTGATATAATTTAAAAAGATCACCATCTGTCGTTATACCATTTCCTTGTGTTATTGAAATGGTTTGTTGATCCGGATTATAAGCAGAATAAAATCCGCAAACTATACCAACGCCACTCAGGTAAATGCGGGAAAGGCGATCCTGATCGTCAAAAAAATCTACTACCTCATTAAGGTTTCCTTCTGTAAGTACCTGATTCTTTGTGAATCGGCGGTATTGTGTTGTTATTGTTGAAAGTTTTGCTGACATGGGAATAGTTTTTATAGTGATCCTAAATTCGTTTTTCCTAGTATAATTTTATCTGACAATCGCTCGTTTTCATCACTGCAATCAAACAGTCGTCCGGTTGGGTAAACATTATCCAGAACGGTTAACGCGTTAATAAAACTGATTAATTGTGGTTCCGGCTGCTCTTGATTCAAATCGGTTTTGGCGATTAAGTAGTCTTTGTATGTTTTTTCAAATTGAACAAGCTGGTTTTCTGCGGGATCTTTTACATCTTTTTCCCTATAGCCAATCCAGCATATTTTTGCCAGAACGTGAGCCGGCAATTCTTCCTTAATTATTTTTTCGATATAATTTCTAAAATCGGTATTGGCAAAACGCAACGTATATCCCGGTAATACAACACTCACACGGTAGGAGTAGGGATCTATTGGTTCGCAATTATCGCACTCATCGGCGCAGATTGGCATGAAACTATCCGGATTTACGGTTGTGAGATTTACATCCGGACGAAGCATCATATGTTCGATCAAAAACATTCCTTCCTCAGTAAAATCTTCTTTCATGAATTGAATTAATTCCAGAATCGATTTTTCTAAATCCGACAAATTAGTGTAGTATTCAAATCTACGGGCAATAATACGGTTTGGGTTTTTCTTGTCTTTAATTGCTGGATTTATAATGTCATAAGAATATTTTCCGGCATCTGATTGCTGAATTAAAATATTGTCAACAATGGATAAATCCGTTATTGTTCCGTTTTTAAAAGCCTCTTTTATTTTATATTCCCGAGTCTGAATAATTTGCAATACAGCAAAATAAAGCTCCTTATTTGCTGCAGAAGTATCAAAGTATTCTGCTGTTGAAGAAAGTACAATATTTTCATTCTTGTCTACAATACGCCATCTATAAACAGATTGATTGTCTGTATCTATAAAATTATACATTTGGACAAACGAATGAGAAAGGTTTCTACGACTGTAATCTCTAATACCAATGAGTCTTGAAATCCTTTTTTCGGCTCCTGAAACATTATTGGTATTCCATAAATTGGCAATAGGTTGTTTGTAATAATCGAAAGCATTGCCACGGTCTTTGCTTACTACTTTATAATCTTTCAAAAAGTTTTCTTTGTCACGTAATACAACCTGATCTGTAGTGTTGCCATAAATGGTTTTGTTAACAAATACGTATTCCGAGAAATTCTCTGCAAAACGTGACAAAAGATGGTCTAAAATTTGATTTCTTCGTTCGATATTATTGTCTTGTTGATCAAAAAGCAGTGCCGTAATCGTTTCATCGTCGTAATTTTCATATCCGTCAACAATGTCATTAACGCCTTCAATATCCTGAACGACTTGAGTAAAAAGAGTTCGGGACAAATTCCCACTTACAGAAAGTAATTCGCTTACCTGACCTAATTGTTTAAAATAACTTCCTAAAATCTGATCAAAAAATAAAAGATATCCTTTTAATTGTTTTGCTTTAGATTTACGTTCAACAGAAGCTCTCGAAGGAAGTCCCACTTCGCCGATTCCGTAAGTTTCAGGAAAATCATTTTGTATCGTGGTATAAAAATCAGTGTTAAGATATTCGCCATTTGGTATTTCTAATTCCTTATTTTGACTGGCGTTGGTTGTAGCTTTGTCTTTTTCGGCTTTTATGGCGTCTAAATAAATTTTTACCTGAGCCTGATTGATATTTAAAGGCAATAATCCTTTGTTGTAATTGAAAACACTTTTGGCACAAACAATAGGTTTTTGGTATTCTGAAAGGCAAATAAGCCATTTGTTTTCGAGATCATCACCGCCACAATTTCCTAACGAAATATCTTTAATTAGCAATACATCAGGAACCGACATTATTATTCTCATAATATCAGAAAGGCGTACTTCATTTCTCAAATCGGCGATAAGCAATTCTTTAGTATCAATAAAACCATTCTCTAAAACTGGTCCGTCAAAAATTTCCAAAGTCGAATATCCTTTGTCAATCATTTGCTTAAGCGAATAAAAATTGACCGTTGTCGATAAATAACTTTCAAGAGCATCCATGACATTTGCATGAACCAATTCTTCATCGGCTTCCGTATCTACTTCAATATCGGCACATATTTTTATTGGATAATCTACCACTTTTTTTATGTCAACAAGATCTTCACAAAGGTTTCTGTTAGCATGATATTGCTTTCTTATTTTTTCTTTAACGATTTCTATTTCTGCAGGTTTTGAGCTTTCAAAATCTACATAAAGATCATATAAACCATTAAGCTCGAATGATTTTCTTAATTTTGGAGTTGCTGATAAATCGTTAAAATCCTTAATATCATAAGAAAGTTTATCTTTTTTGCAATCTACATAAACTGTTTTTTCATGTTTTGCAAGCCAGCAATTCCTAACTCCTTTTATATCTATAAATAGTTTTCGGTAATCATTTTGCGTTACAGGACTTGATGATAATACTTCTGAAGCTTTAAAAAACTGTTTCGGAATGCCTTTATTAATGTCATTAGATTCTAATATATTTTCGATAGGAAGATTGAGTCTCATTCCAAGATCCGAAATAGCGTAGCAGAGCATTTCCAGCATCGTAATACCTGGATCGTGCTCATTAAAATCAGTCCAAAATTTACTGCCAAAAGACTCTATATATTCGATTCCTTTTTTTCTTAAATAAAAGAAATCCAAATCGTCATCAGTTGCTGATTTTTTAGGAATGGTGATATGTTGGTTTAGTATCGACATTTTTCAGGTTGTTCAGGGATTGGTTCTTTGCAAGTTTTTATATTGGTACCAATAATGTGGTTTTTAACAGAGACTAAAATGTTTTTTGGACTTGATGGCGAAAGTGTGTTTAAAAAGTCTAAAAGTTTTACATTGACCACATTATTTGCTGTATCT
This genomic interval carries:
- a CDS encoding contractile injection system tape measure protein; the protein is MLNSNKHIINKVFLEINTNSKEKGYYLKDNIDAFLQQEIFKVLENYFDELDSKNPSHSIQLDKLNIDIAINQNLNFEDFKEQILNKITKQVEEVFEKEDSNNIEGYKVIKPQEKEIESFFYFLETGTNAWWTTLDHNFKIVDDHVFGEILNDESFSFKWKNTVRKPIARTRFIKQFNDEQIVTIIKKGILLKKNSADGNSKIIRIEAIKKQIETRISKNQLIPNQRFLMWEIVIFSLLETSDLILKQKLFRLICNVFEFHKKNNFLQHTELFLKEIENQIENQNELKLLANLNATILYIEKKLDKIILKGKESEKETFQKNQAQIKPETESETKNKTKIEAEIEAEKISENKETTTPDPDFISIKNKEETVLNNEKNIESISNDSEEKMPNNDEKVIDKKELSLDKKENILEADISGLYVENAGLMLIHPFLKSLFVNCKLLDKDNTINDPEVATHLLHYVATGQEQDYENAMTFEKFLCNIPIDEPIERNIILSEEMKKEASEMLQAVLDNWDIMKKSSAELLQNEFLQRPGKLSVIGDENPTIIIERKTQDVLLDKLSWNLSIIKLAWKKRIIYVNW